Proteins encoded in a region of the candidate division TA06 bacterium B3_TA06 genome:
- a CDS encoding heterodisulfide reductase, translating into MVKVNAKKPIKGSALVIGGGIAGIQAALDLADGGIKAYLVDSKPTIGGVMAQLDKTFPTNDCSMCILSPKLVDTGRHLNINIITNTELVALDGKAGNFIAKLRKHARYIDIEACTACNLCAVHCPVSAIDSYNEGLSERRAAYISYPQAVPLAYAIDRDKCIGCGLCANICPPDAVRYNDKDNETEIEVGAVLLAPGFDEFDAKRLSEYGYGRYPNVLTSIEFERFMSSSGPTAGHILRPSDGKEVGKVAWIQCIGSRDRHINRPYCSSVCCMYATKEAIIAAEHAPQMQKIIFYMDIRAYGKDFDKYIDRAQEQFGVRYVRGRVAKVVEDPVTKEVSLTYETDDGKLATETFDMVVLSVGLEPPKSSPELAEALGIELDEYGFVKTSTFAPMLTTRYGVFVAGAASAPKDIPESVAQASGAVGMVQGLLGEARNTEVKAKDLPLERDVFTEPPRIGVFVCHCGINIGLVVNVPEVVEYAKTLPNVAFATENLYTCSSDTQEKIKEIINNFRLNRVVVSACTPRTHEPLFQSTIREAGLNKYLFEMANIRDQDSWVHMYEPEKATAKAKDLVRMAVAKAARLKALPNIELPVTKRALVIGGGVAGMSAAKTISQAGFETVLIEKSAELGGNLTHLTKTLWGEDAQVFLAELIAQVEEDTNITVHKNAEVQSVEGFVGSFKTTLSNGEVIEHGATIIATGAVEYQPKPDEYLSGDPLIVTQRELEESLHKGNFNAKTVVMIQCVGSRNDEHPYCSRVCCTEAIKNALTIKERSPDTEVVIMFRDLRTYGLKELAYEKARQRGVLFMRFDQRKEPQIVDKNGTITVRIMDELIGKEVEFSPDLIALSTGIVAEKEANKILAQLYKVPLNEDGFFLEAHMKLRPVDFATDGVYLCGLAHAPKFIDEAIAQAAATAARALLILNKDKIEAEGKIALTNERTCIGCGYCVEVCPYGAIALEEKRVLGIEKKVASVNAALCKGCGGCAASCRSNSIDLAGFTNQDLVSAFEQLMWEEDDIIGCCGV; encoded by the coding sequence ATGGTTAAAGTTAATGCTAAAAAACCGATCAAGGGTTCGGCTTTAGTGATCGGCGGCGGAATCGCCGGTATCCAGGCCGCGCTCGACCTGGCAGACGGCGGCATAAAGGCCTATCTTGTGGATTCAAAACCCACCATCGGCGGGGTCATGGCCCAGCTTGACAAGACCTTTCCCACCAACGACTGCTCCATGTGCATCCTCTCACCAAAGCTGGTGGACACCGGTCGTCATCTCAACATCAACATCATCACCAACACCGAACTGGTCGCCCTTGACGGCAAAGCCGGGAATTTCATAGCCAAGCTGCGCAAGCACGCGCGTTACATCGATATCGAAGCCTGCACCGCCTGTAATCTTTGCGCTGTGCACTGTCCGGTATCTGCCATAGACTCCTACAACGAGGGACTCTCCGAGCGCCGCGCCGCCTATATCAGCTATCCACAGGCCGTGCCACTGGCGTATGCCATAGATCGCGATAAGTGCATAGGCTGCGGGCTTTGTGCCAATATCTGTCCGCCCGACGCGGTGCGGTATAATGATAAAGATAATGAGACCGAGATCGAAGTCGGCGCGGTCCTTCTTGCTCCCGGATTCGATGAGTTCGATGCCAAACGGTTAAGCGAATACGGCTACGGACGCTACCCGAACGTTCTTACAAGCATCGAGTTTGAACGATTTATGTCCTCATCCGGACCTACTGCCGGGCATATCCTGCGTCCTTCGGACGGAAAGGAGGTCGGAAAAGTCGCCTGGATCCAGTGCATCGGCAGTCGTGATCGGCACATAAACCGCCCTTACTGCTCGTCTGTCTGCTGCATGTACGCCACCAAGGAGGCGATCATCGCCGCAGAGCACGCGCCACAGATGCAGAAAATCATCTTCTACATGGATATCCGTGCCTACGGCAAGGATTTTGACAAGTATATTGACAGGGCCCAGGAGCAGTTTGGCGTCCGCTACGTGCGGGGCAGGGTGGCGAAAGTTGTAGAAGATCCTGTAACCAAAGAAGTCTCTTTAACTTACGAGACCGATGACGGTAAGCTTGCTACCGAAACCTTTGATATGGTGGTGCTCTCCGTGGGGTTAGAACCCCCGAAGTCATCTCCGGAACTGGCTGAAGCACTCGGCATCGAGTTGGACGAGTATGGGTTCGTTAAAACCTCCACCTTTGCGCCCATGCTCACTACCCGCTACGGCGTATTCGTGGCAGGTGCGGCTTCGGCACCCAAGGATATCCCGGAGAGCGTGGCTCAGGCATCGGGTGCTGTTGGTATGGTGCAGGGGCTTTTAGGAGAAGCGCGCAACACCGAGGTCAAGGCCAAGGACCTGCCCCTTGAGCGCGACGTCTTCACCGAGCCGCCACGCATCGGTGTGTTTGTCTGCCACTGCGGCATCAACATTGGCTTGGTGGTCAACGTGCCTGAGGTTGTAGAATACGCAAAGACCCTGCCCAACGTGGCTTTCGCCACCGAGAACCTCTACACCTGCTCCTCGGACACCCAGGAGAAGATCAAAGAAATTATCAATAACTTCCGTCTAAACCGCGTGGTTGTCTCTGCTTGTACACCGCGCACGCATGAGCCGTTGTTTCAGTCCACCATCCGCGAGGCCGGACTGAACAAGTATCTGTTTGAGATGGCCAACATCCGCGACCAGGACTCCTGGGTGCACATGTACGAACCGGAGAAAGCTACAGCCAAGGCCAAGGACCTGGTGCGCATGGCGGTTGCCAAGGCAGCGAGACTTAAGGCGTTACCCAATATCGAGCTTCCCGTTACCAAGCGCGCGCTGGTGATCGGCGGGGGAGTGGCTGGGATGAGCGCGGCAAAAACCATCTCACAGGCAGGATTTGAGACGGTCTTGATCGAAAAATCCGCAGAACTGGGCGGTAACCTGACTCATTTGACCAAGACCCTTTGGGGTGAAGACGCGCAGGTTTTCCTTGCCGAACTTATTGCACAAGTCGAGGAAGATACCAATATCACGGTGCACAAGAACGCCGAAGTTCAGTCTGTAGAAGGATTTGTAGGGAGCTTCAAAACGACCCTGTCCAACGGTGAAGTGATCGAGCACGGCGCGACCATCATCGCCACCGGAGCGGTTGAATACCAACCCAAACCTGATGAATATTTGTCTGGCGATCCGCTGATCGTCACCCAGCGGGAGTTGGAGGAATCCCTGCACAAAGGTAACTTCAACGCCAAAACCGTCGTTATGATCCAGTGCGTTGGCTCGCGCAATGACGAGCATCCTTACTGCTCTCGTGTGTGCTGCACCGAGGCTATCAAGAACGCCTTGACTATAAAAGAGCGCTCGCCTGATACCGAGGTCGTCATAATGTTCCGTGACCTGCGAACCTACGGACTTAAAGAGCTTGCGTATGAGAAGGCGAGGCAGAGGGGCGTGTTGTTCATGAGATTTGACCAGAGAAAAGAACCCCAAATAGTGGACAAAAATGGGACAATAACTGTACGAATAATGGACGAACTCATAGGCAAAGAGGTCGAATTCTCGCCTGATCTTATCGCTCTCTCCACCGGGATCGTGGCTGAGAAGGAGGCAAATAAAATCCTGGCCCAGCTTTACAAGGTGCCTCTTAACGAGGATGGATTCTTTCTGGAGGCGCACATGAAGCTTCGCCCGGTTGATTTCGCCACCGACGGCGTCTACCTTTGTGGTCTGGCTCACGCGCCCAAGTTCATCGATGAGGCGATCGCGCAGGCTGCGGCAACTGCCGCCCGTGCGTTACTTATCCTCAATAAGGACAAGATCGAGGCCGAGGGCAAGATTGCCCTGACCAACGAGCGTACCTGTATCGGGTGCGGTTACTGCGTGGAGGTCTGTCCGTACGGAGCAATTGCGCTTGAAGAGAAGCGTGTTCTCGGTATTGAAAAGAAGGTCGCTTCTGTAAACGCCGCACTGTGCAAGGGTTGCGGAGGATGCGCCGCCTCCTGCCGGTCAAACTCCATTGACCTTGCCGGGTTCACCAATCAGGACCTTGTATCGGCGTTCGAGCAGCTGATGTGGGAAGAGGACGATATAATCGGGTGCTGTGGAGTATAG
- a CDS encoding cell surface protein, translated as MDKEPRILMLCVMLLLISGCKSDRPGTLKWKYKTNGSIVSSPAIGHDGTVYITSGDSCLYAFSSKGKLKWRFKTEGKIFASPSIGADGTVYISPWDPYTYAVTPEGKLKWKCKTYYSSSSPVIGQDGTVYVAAHSSHLYAITPEGELKWESSQIKGLTIMFPPAIGLDGTLYVSVDNIIYAVDTLGNLKWSFEVPGLWVRTISPLAIDKQGKVCFCTNSGGFYILTPEGEYNYCLDLLVTSEWTSAAIDSDGAVYLGGFFLHVLNPDYSRKGIYNDYIGIESVPAIGSNGIIYFGATDYKGRKVGNMRQVNYLYAVTPEGERKWRYKTGGEIKSSPAIDLDGTVYVGSLDSCVYAIRSDSKGLADSPWPKFQHDNQNTGRVGGGN; from the coding sequence ATGGATAAAGAACCTCGCATCTTAATGCTTTGTGTAATGCTCCTGCTTATCTCAGGATGCAAATCGGATAGACCTGGTACGCTGAAGTGGAAGTACAAAACTAATGGCTCGATTGTATCATCACCTGCAATTGGACATGACGGCACAGTGTACATCACTTCGGGTGATAGTTGTTTGTATGCTTTTAGTTCGAAAGGGAAACTCAAGTGGAGGTTTAAGACTGAGGGGAAAATATTCGCTTCACCTTCCATAGGGGCTGATGGAACGGTATACATCTCACCATGGGATCCTTATACATATGCGGTTACACCTGAGGGCAAGCTGAAATGGAAATGTAAGACCTACTATTCTAGTTCATCGCCTGTGATCGGTCAGGACGGAACTGTATATGTTGCGGCTCACAGTAGTCATCTCTATGCAATCACACCTGAAGGGGAGCTGAAGTGGGAATCTTCACAGATTAAAGGCTTGACGATAATGTTTCCTCCAGCGATAGGGTTAGATGGCACGCTATATGTCAGTGTGGATAATATAATTTATGCGGTCGATACGCTGGGTAATCTTAAGTGGAGCTTTGAAGTTCCTGGTTTGTGGGTACGTACTATCTCCCCTCTGGCTATAGATAAGCAGGGTAAGGTTTGCTTTTGTACAAATTCGGGAGGTTTTTACATTCTTACGCCTGAGGGAGAATATAACTACTGTCTTGACTTGCTTGTTACGTCCGAGTGGACTTCGGCAGCAATAGATTCTGATGGTGCAGTTTACCTGGGTGGTTTCTTTCTACACGTTTTGAACCCAGATTACTCTAGAAAAGGTATATATAACGATTATATAGGTATTGAATCTGTCCCCGCCATAGGTTCAAATGGTATCATATACTTTGGTGCGACGGACTATAAGGGTAGGAAAGTAGGCAACATGCGGCAGGTGAACTATCTTTACGCGGTTACCCCCGAAGGTGAACGCAAGTGGAGATATAAAACCGGCGGCGAGATAAAATCTTCGCCAGCTATCGATCTGGATGGAACCGTATACGTTGGATCGTTGGACAGTTGTGTTTATGCAATTCGAAGCGACTCCAAGGGTCTTGCTGACAGCCCCTGGCCAAAGTTTCAGCACGATAACCAGAATACCGGAAGGGTAGGCGGAGGAAACTAA
- a CDS encoding cell surface protein gives MDKESHILVFCAMLLLISGCKTEEPDTLKWKYKTDGSILSSPAIGHNGTVYITSGDSCLYAFSSKGKLKWRFKTEGKIFATPSIGADGTIYISSWDAYTYAITPDGELKWEYETQSVSSPAIANDRTLLVANIHAHLFAITPEGKLKWKSSLDTSLNIFPPVIAAGGAVYSGGSNKVYAHDSLGNLKWSFEVPDTCPTTTAPLAIESDGNICFCTNGGGFYVLTPQGKLKARLGPQHVLTNELASPVIGSDGTIYVNSDGCLWAINPTGDLKWRYRIDSTLRVFSPASPAVGSDGTIYIGTKDRGLIALNADGSLRWEADIDSEIFSSPAISDDGFIYVGSKDGYLYAIHSDSKGLADSPWPKYQHDNQNTGRAGGGI, from the coding sequence ATGGATAAAGAATCTCATATCTTAGTGTTTTGTGCAATGCTTTTGCTTATCTCAGGGTGCAAAACCGAGGAGCCTGATACGCTCAAGTGGAAGTACAAGACTGACGGTTCGATATTGTCATCCCCGGCAATCGGACATAACGGCACAGTGTACATCACTTCGGGTGATAGTTGTTTGTATGCTTTTAGTTCGAAAGGGAAACTCAAGTGGAGGTTTAAGACTGAGGGGAAAATATTCGCTACACCTTCCATAGGAGCTGATGGTACGATATACATCTCATCATGGGATGCTTATACTTATGCTATTACTCCTGATGGCGAACTGAAATGGGAATATGAGACCCAGTCCGTATCATCGCCTGCGATTGCTAATGATAGAACACTATTAGTTGCGAATATCCATGCTCATCTTTTTGCTATCACGCCAGAAGGAAAGCTGAAGTGGAAATCTTCCCTGGATACTAGTTTGAATATTTTCCCTCCTGTTATAGCGGCAGGTGGTGCGGTGTATTCGGGGGGATCTAATAAAGTATACGCCCATGATTCTCTGGGTAATCTTAAGTGGAGTTTTGAGGTTCCTGATACGTGCCCTACTACCACTGCTCCCTTGGCGATAGAAAGTGATGGCAATATTTGCTTTTGTACGAATGGGGGTGGTTTTTACGTTCTTACGCCTCAAGGAAAGCTTAAAGCCCGGCTTGGTCCTCAACATGTTCTTACGAACGAGTTGGCGTCTCCTGTGATAGGTTCGGATGGAACAATATATGTGAATTCTGATGGCTGCCTCTGGGCGATTAATCCAACGGGAGATTTGAAATGGCGATATAGAATCGATAGCACTTTAAGAGTTTTTTCTCCTGCATCTCCTGCAGTAGGTTCAGATGGTACAATTTATATCGGAACTAAGGATCGAGGGTTAATTGCATTAAATGCCGATGGTTCTCTGAGATGGGAAGCAGATATTGACAGTGAAATTTTCAGTTCGCCTGCTATTAGTGATGATGGTTTTATTTATGTAGGTTCTAAAGATGGCTACCTTTATGCCATCCACTCCGACTCCAAAGGACTGGCAGATTCGCCGTGGCCCAAGTATCAACACGATAATCAGAACACGGGTCGGGCAGGCGGAGGAATATGA
- a CDS encoding pyrrolo-quinoline quinone → MTMFPPAIGLDGTLYVSVGNIIYAVDTLGNLKWSFEVPGTWLTSTISSMATDGEGNICFCTDGGSFCVITPLGELKIRLDILQYVVWTSEWTSPAIDTDGTIYLGGNHFSVLNSDYTEKWRLNEEIGYGSVKSTPIIGSDGTIYFGVNDWVGRKLSNMQLVGYLYAFTPEGKRKWRYRVGGEIKSSPAIGSDGTVYVGSLDSCFYAVHSDSKGLASSPWPKFQHDNQNTGRAGGGN, encoded by the coding sequence ATGACAATGTTTCCTCCAGCGATAGGGTTAGATGGCACGTTATATGTCAGTGTGGGTAATATAATTTATGCGGTCGATACACTGGGTAATCTTAAGTGGAGCTTTGAAGTTCCCGGTACGTGGCTCACTTCCACCATTTCTTCTATGGCGACAGATGGTGAAGGCAATATATGTTTTTGTACAGACGGGGGTAGTTTTTGTGTCATTACTCCCCTAGGGGAGCTTAAAATAAGGCTTGACATTTTACAATATGTTGTTTGGACATCGGAGTGGACTTCGCCAGCAATAGATACTGACGGTACAATATATTTAGGAGGGAACCATTTCAGCGTTCTGAACTCGGACTACACAGAAAAATGGAGACTTAACGAAGAAATTGGTTACGGTAGTGTCAAATCCACCCCAATCATAGGCTCTGATGGAACCATATACTTCGGTGTGAACGACTGGGTGGGTAGGAAATTAAGTAACATGCAGCTGGTAGGTTACCTTTACGCTTTTACGCCTGAAGGCAAACGCAAGTGGAGATATAGGGTCGGCGGCGAGATAAAATCTTCGCCAGCGATAGGATCAGATGGAACCGTATACGTTGGGTCACTGGATAGCTGTTTTTACGCGGTTCACAGCGATTCCAAAGGTCTAGCCTCCTCGCCCTGGCCCAAGTTCCAGCATGACAACCAGAACACAGGAAGGGCTGGCGGAGGAAACTAA
- a CDS encoding heterodisulfide reductase subunit MvhD gives MDKAPRILAFLCNWCSYAGADLAGTSRIQYPTTLRVLRVPCSARVNPQFILKALQEGADGVLVSGCHPGDCHYLEGNYYARRKFATMLDLLEYVGLEKGRVRFSWVSAAEGGKFAEVVKEVTNGVKAVKDTTQFLKKREWPNE, from the coding sequence ATGGATAAAGCCCCAAGAATCTTAGCGTTCTTGTGTAACTGGTGCTCCTATGCCGGAGCTGACCTGGCAGGGACGTCGCGTATTCAGTATCCCACCACACTGCGCGTGTTACGCGTTCCGTGTTCGGCCAGGGTGAATCCCCAGTTTATCCTTAAAGCGCTTCAGGAAGGCGCTGACGGGGTGCTGGTCTCAGGATGCCATCCAGGCGACTGCCACTATCTTGAGGGTAACTACTACGCCCGCCGCAAGTTCGCAACGATGCTCGACTTACTCGAATACGTGGGTCTGGAGAAAGGCCGGGTTCGCTTCTCCTGGGTCTCTGCCGCCGAGGGCGGAAAGTTCGCAGAGGTGGTCAAAGAGGTGACCAACGGAGTCAAGGCAGTTAAGGATACAACCCAGTTCCTCAAGAAGAGGGAGTGGCCGAATGAGTAA
- a CDS encoding 4Fe-4S ferredoxin, whose amino-acid sequence MSNLTEAIREQARKILADKKIDLVIGYAEGDNPMRTQLVFIDKVEDIDKLVWPSFGLINLANYLLRYKNTPHKIGIVAKGCDSRSIVALLKENQIDRDRLYIIGVNCPGMLSRQVAREKVGEIITAEDKGDGNWKLTTVEGTKEISCFDLMPSNCVACRHHAPVISDVIVGDPVTEPEGDGYDDIREFEQKSPAERHECLKQEMANCIRCYACRQACPTCNCDECFVDVTQPKWVDKGVEPTDVAIWQLIRTYHQAGRCVDCGACEEACPAGVKLLWLTRKMNLVVRERFGFEAGVDPEALPPLATYKKEDPQEFIL is encoded by the coding sequence ATGTCAAATTTGACTGAAGCAATCCGGGAACAAGCCCGTAAGATACTTGCTGACAAGAAGATAGATCTGGTCATCGGCTACGCAGAGGGCGATAACCCCATGCGCACCCAGCTGGTGTTCATCGACAAGGTCGAGGATATCGATAAACTCGTCTGGCCGTCGTTCGGTCTCATAAATCTCGCCAACTATCTCCTCAGATATAAAAATACCCCGCACAAGATAGGCATAGTGGCCAAGGGGTGCGACTCCCGTTCCATCGTGGCCTTACTCAAGGAAAATCAAATAGATAGGGACCGGCTCTACATCATCGGGGTTAACTGCCCGGGGATGCTGTCGCGGCAGGTGGCAAGGGAAAAGGTGGGGGAGATCATTACCGCTGAAGATAAAGGGGACGGCAACTGGAAATTAACCACAGTCGAGGGAACCAAAGAAATCTCCTGTTTTGACCTAATGCCCTCTAACTGCGTGGCTTGCAGGCATCACGCCCCGGTTATCTCCGACGTAATCGTGGGTGATCCTGTCACCGAACCCGAAGGCGACGGCTATGACGACATCCGCGAGTTCGAGCAAAAGTCTCCAGCGGAACGCCATGAATGCCTCAAGCAGGAAATGGCCAACTGCATCCGGTGCTACGCGTGCCGACAGGCGTGTCCCACCTGTAACTGTGACGAGTGCTTTGTAGACGTCACCCAGCCCAAGTGGGTGGACAAGGGGGTGGAGCCTACAGATGTCGCAATATGGCAGCTTATACGAACCTATCACCAGGCCGGGCGGTGCGTGGACTGCGGTGCGTGCGAGGAGGCGTGTCCGGCGGGTGTGAAATTGTTATGGCTGACCCGGAAGATGAACCTGGTGGTGCGCGAGCGGTTCGGATTCGAAGCAGGCGTTGACCCCGAGGCACTGCCGCCACTGGCTACATACAAGAAGGAAGACCCCCAGGAGTTCATCTTATGA
- the lysS gene encoding lysine--tRNA ligase: MSSLPDRENRIRKLKELRSKAIEPYPYKFDRTHTVAEALGEFDKLAEAEEQVKVAGRLFTRRDFGKTCFFDLHDSSGKIQLYIRKDEALLAALLPALLPLIDLGDFVGVSGVLFRTKTGEPTVNVKEFTILSKSLAALPEKFHGLQDTEQRLRKRHLDLLVNQETREVFRLRTRLIALTRRFFDERGFLEVETPMLQPLYGGAAAEPFCTHYRVLDRDYYLRIATELYLKRLIVGGFEKVYEVGKDFRNEGLDRVHNPEFTMLEAYQAYVDYNEMMKLTEELFRLLAEELTGSTTVTWMGKRFDFGKEWERVEFVPALQENIGTDPLTLSQKELRKICKKKGVEVTDQTPYGKMLDKLFTELIQDHIHGPAFVADHPRLISPLAKVHRNDPRLVERFEPVINGVEFGNAFSELNDPLEQRKRFEEQVARHEEFSVIDEDFIQTLEQGMPPTGGLGLGIDRMVMLFTDSSTIRDVIIFPQLREEGK, encoded by the coding sequence ATGTCTTCACTTCCTGATAGGGAAAATCGTATCCGGAAATTGAAGGAGCTGCGTTCCAAAGCCATAGAGCCTTATCCCTACAAGTTCGATCGCACGCATACCGTAGCCGAGGCTTTGGGCGAGTTTGATAAGCTTGCGGAAGCAGAAGAGCAGGTCAAGGTCGCAGGAAGGCTTTTCACCCGCCGGGACTTCGGCAAGACCTGCTTCTTTGACCTGCACGACTCCTCGGGCAAGATTCAGCTCTACATCCGCAAGGACGAAGCCCTCCTCGCCGCCCTCCTCCCAGCCCTCCTCCCGTTGATTGACCTTGGTGACTTTGTGGGGGTCAGTGGGGTCCTCTTCCGCACCAAGACCGGCGAGCCGACCGTAAACGTCAAGGAGTTCACCATACTCTCAAAGTCGCTTGCCGCTTTGCCTGAGAAGTTCCATGGGCTTCAGGATACCGAGCAGCGACTACGTAAGCGTCATCTTGACCTGCTTGTAAATCAGGAGACGCGCGAGGTCTTCAGGCTCCGCACCAGGCTGATTGCACTTACCCGCCGATTCTTTGATGAGCGCGGGTTCCTTGAGGTGGAGACCCCGATGCTTCAACCTTTATACGGCGGGGCTGCGGCCGAGCCGTTCTGCACCCACTACCGCGTGCTTGACCGCGACTACTACCTGCGGATCGCAACCGAGCTTTATCTCAAGCGGCTCATCGTGGGCGGGTTCGAGAAGGTGTATGAGGTCGGCAAGGACTTCCGCAACGAGGGGCTGGACCGGGTGCACAACCCTGAGTTCACCATGCTTGAGGCTTACCAGGCTTACGTGGATTACAACGAGATGATGAAGCTTACCGAGGAGCTGTTCAGACTCCTCGCCGAAGAGTTGACCGGTTCAACGACCGTTACCTGGATGGGTAAGAGATTTGATTTTGGCAAGGAATGGGAAAGGGTGGAGTTCGTGCCAGCGTTGCAGGAGAATATCGGCACCGATCCCCTGACTTTATCCCAGAAGGAGCTGCGCAAGATATGTAAGAAGAAGGGGGTTGAGGTTACGGATCAGACCCCTTACGGCAAGATGTTAGACAAGCTTTTTACCGAGTTGATTCAGGATCACATCCACGGCCCGGCGTTCGTTGCCGATCATCCCAGGCTTATCTCGCCTCTTGCCAAGGTGCATCGTAACGATCCTCGATTGGTCGAGCGCTTCGAGCCGGTCATCAATGGAGTGGAGTTCGGCAACGCGTTTTCAGAGCTTAATGATCCTTTAGAGCAGCGCAAGCGGTTCGAAGAGCAGGTGGCTCGGCATGAGGAGTTTTCGGTGATAGACGAGGATTTTATCCAGACCCTTGAGCAGGGCATGCCGCCTACCGGCGGACTGGGACTGGGTATAGACCGCATGGTAATGCTATTTACGGATTCTTCAACCATCCGCGACGTAATCATCTTTCCGCAGCTTAGAGAAGAGGGAAAGTGA
- a CDS encoding lipoprotein-releasing system transmembrane subunit LolC has translation MNVNLFVARRYLRQRRRGEGFYNLISTIAIAGVFVGVAALIIALSVLNGFNGELKDRIVGVAPHITIQKFYSNPITPEEYERVAAKLSEMREVVGFGPALMRKTLIQSKYGAEGVLVRGVDPELLARTSSITDPRYPLEGEWSFEGRGVVIGRQLADNLRVKVGDTVLIASPEDVIMTPVGPIPIVKHHVVRGIFDAGFYDYNMVMVFIDIRNAQQLFGYGDRITNVEVKLTDPLRSTKVSQKIRDELGYPFVPIDWLMENKNLFSALKMQKVVVFIVLALIILVAAFNIIGTLIMTVMRKTREIGILRAIGMKSKDVMRVFTFFGLLIGVVGTVSGTVFGVGVSWIIDRFKIIRLPAEVWFIDTVPVKVQPLDVILIAVAAVIITFLATLYPARRASRLDPVEAIRYE, from the coding sequence GTGAACGTTAATCTCTTTGTTGCTCGTCGTTATCTGCGCCAGCGGCGCAGGGGCGAGGGTTTCTACAACCTGATCTCCACCATCGCCATAGCCGGTGTGTTCGTCGGCGTTGCCGCCCTGATAATCGCGTTGTCTGTTTTGAACGGTTTCAACGGCGAGCTCAAGGACCGTATCGTTGGGGTAGCTCCTCACATAACTATTCAAAAGTTTTACTCAAATCCCATTACACCTGAGGAGTACGAGCGGGTTGCAGCCAAGCTTTCTGAAATGCGTGAGGTTGTTGGATTTGGCCCGGCGCTTATGCGCAAGACCCTGATTCAGTCAAAATACGGCGCTGAGGGTGTGCTTGTGCGCGGGGTTGATCCTGAGCTCCTGGCGCGAACCTCAAGCATCACCGATCCGCGCTATCCATTGGAAGGGGAATGGTCGTTCGAGGGTCGCGGGGTGGTTATAGGTCGTCAGCTTGCAGATAACCTCCGCGTGAAGGTGGGTGATACTGTCCTGATCGCCTCACCCGAGGATGTTATCATGACGCCGGTAGGGCCTATCCCTATAGTTAAACACCACGTGGTTCGCGGTATCTTTGATGCGGGTTTCTATGACTACAACATGGTGATGGTTTTTATTGACATCCGCAACGCCCAGCAGCTGTTCGGCTACGGCGATCGCATCACCAACGTAGAGGTGAAGCTTACAGATCCCCTGCGCTCTACCAAGGTGTCTCAGAAGATACGTGACGAACTGGGCTATCCGTTCGTACCCATCGACTGGCTTATGGAGAACAAGAACCTCTTTTCCGCCTTGAAGATGCAGAAGGTGGTCGTTTTTATAGTGCTTGCGTTGATTATCCTGGTTGCGGCGTTCAACATAATCGGCACTTTGATCATGACCGTGATGCGCAAGACCCGTGAGATAGGGATCTTGAGGGCGATTGGCATGAAGTCAAAAGACGTTATGCGCGTCTTTACCTTCTTTGGTCTCCTGATAGGGGTGGTTGGCACCGTCTCAGGCACGGTTTTCGGGGTTGGGGTCTCCTGGATCATTGACCGATTCAAGATCATTCGCTTGCCTGCAGAGGTCTGGTTTATTGATACGGTGCCTGTTAAGGTTCAACCGTTGGATGTAATCCTGATAGCCGTGGCAGCCGTCATTATAACCTTCCTTGCCACGCTCTATCCTGCCCGCAGAGCGTCAAGGCTCGATCCTGTGGAGGCGATTCGTTATGAGTAG
- a CDS encoding lipoprotein-releasing system ATP-binding protein LolD, producing the protein MSREKGILLRAERLKRVYVNGDDRVEALRSASLNLHKGEAVSIFGPSGSGKSTFLHLLGAFDRPTSGKVFFDGKDVFEMDDSELAEFRNREIGFVFQFHHLLPEFSALENVALPLLIAKIPRTEAFERANAVLVEVGLADRTDFLPVKLSGGEKQRVAVARALVHNPRLVLADEPTGNLDLETEREVMEMFTRLNDKLNVTFVIVSHNPIIKKFTDKRYNLIDGKM; encoded by the coding sequence ATGAGTAGGGAGAAAGGGATCCTTCTTAGGGCTGAGAGGCTTAAGAGGGTTTACGTTAATGGCGACGATAGGGTAGAAGCCCTTCGATCTGCGTCTTTGAACCTGCATAAGGGCGAGGCTGTCTCGATATTCGGCCCCTCAGGTTCAGGCAAGAGCACGTTCCTTCATCTTCTGGGTGCTTTTGACAGGCCTACCTCAGGCAAGGTTTTCTTCGACGGTAAAGACGTGTTCGAGATGGACGATTCCGAGCTTGCCGAGTTCCGCAACCGTGAGATCGGATTCGTTTTTCAGTTCCATCATCTGTTGCCCGAATTCTCTGCCCTTGAGAACGTTGCCTTACCCCTGCTTATAGCAAAAATTCCCAGAACTGAGGCATTTGAGCGCGCCAATGCGGTCCTTGTTGAGGTAGGTCTGGCTGATCGCACCGATTTCCTGCCTGTCAAGCTCTCAGGGGGCGAGAAGCAGCGCGTTGCCGTTGCAAGGGCGTTGGTGCATAATCCACGTCTTGTGCTGGCAGATGAACCAACCGGTAATCTGGATCTGGAGACCGAACGAGAGGTCATGGAGATGTTTACTCGCCTCAACGATAAGCTCAATGTGACGTTTGTCATCGTCTCGCATAATCCTATAATAAAGAAGTTCACCGACAAAAGATATAACCTTATAGATGGGAAGATGTAA